In Magnetospirillum sp. XM-1, a single window of DNA contains:
- the gmk gene encoding guanylate kinase, with translation MSDTLPTISRRGLMLVLSSPSGAGKSTISRALLERDGAIGMSVSATTRAPRPGEVDGKDYHFVSVETFHQMVEKREFLEHARVFDNFYGTPKGPVDQILRSGRDVLFDIDWQGTQQMAQNARADLVSVFILPPSVEELERRLRGRAQDSDEVVAKRMSKAGDEMSHWPEYDYIVVNVDLEKSIAAVQSILAAERLKRDRQVGLPDFVTRLRGEE, from the coding sequence ATGAGCGATACCCTTCCCACCATCAGCCGCCGTGGCCTCATGCTGGTTCTGTCCTCGCCCTCGGGCGCGGGCAAGAGCACCATTTCAAGGGCCCTGCTCGAGCGCGACGGCGCCATCGGCATGTCCGTCTCGGCCACCACCCGGGCGCCGCGCCCCGGCGAGGTGGACGGCAAGGACTATCACTTCGTCTCGGTCGAGACCTTCCACCAGATGGTGGAGAAGCGGGAGTTCCTGGAACACGCCCGCGTCTTCGACAATTTCTACGGCACCCCCAAAGGCCCGGTGGACCAGATCCTGCGCTCGGGCCGTGACGTGCTGTTCGACATCGACTGGCAGGGCACCCAGCAGATGGCCCAGAACGCCCGGGCCGATCTGGTCTCGGTGTTCATCCTGCCGCCGTCGGTGGAGGAGTTGGAGCGCCGCCTCAGGGGCCGCGCCCAGGATTCCGACGAAGTGGTCGCCAAGCGCATGTCCAAGGCCGGCGACGAGATGAGCCACTGGCCGGAATACGACTACATCGTGGTCAACGTCGATCTGGAGAAATCCATCGCCGCCGTCCAGTCCATCCTGGCCGCCGAACGCCTGAAGCGCGACCGCCAGGTGGGCCTGCCCGACTTCGTCACCCGCCTGCGGGGCGAGGAGTAG
- a CDS encoding YicC/YloC family endoribonuclease — protein MTVASMTGYARAEGRDSQGSWVWEGKSVNGRGLELRVKSAPGYDGLEVHAREAAAKRLKRGNLQISLNVRAETEQSQVRVNEALLGQLIAICGQWQARHPEITPARMDGLLGLKGVLEPVAEAAETGDADSLRAARDEAMKASLEAMLDQLAAMRRVEGARIAAVLSAQLDEIATLSARAGNCAVLRPEAVRERMRSQVAQVLEAAPTLPEDRIAQEVALIAVKADVREELDRLAAHVAAARDLLAQGGAIGRKLDFLAQEFNREANTLCSKSSDVELTRVGLDLKAVIDQFKEQVQNIE, from the coding sequence TTGACCGTCGCCAGCATGACCGGCTACGCCCGCGCCGAAGGTCGCGATTCCCAGGGTTCCTGGGTGTGGGAAGGCAAGAGCGTCAACGGCCGCGGCCTGGAGCTCAGGGTTAAGTCCGCCCCTGGCTATGACGGGCTGGAGGTTCACGCCCGCGAGGCGGCGGCCAAGCGCCTGAAGCGCGGCAACCTCCAGATCTCCCTCAACGTGCGGGCCGAGACCGAGCAGTCCCAGGTCCGGGTCAACGAGGCGCTGCTGGGCCAGCTGATCGCCATCTGCGGCCAGTGGCAGGCCCGTCACCCCGAGATCACCCCGGCCCGCATGGACGGGCTGCTGGGCCTGAAGGGCGTGCTGGAGCCGGTGGCCGAGGCGGCTGAAACCGGCGACGCCGATTCGCTGCGCGCCGCCCGCGACGAGGCCATGAAGGCCTCGCTGGAGGCCATGCTCGACCAGCTGGCCGCCATGCGCCGGGTGGAAGGGGCGCGCATCGCCGCCGTGCTCTCCGCCCAGTTGGACGAGATCGCTACCCTGTCCGCCCGGGCGGGCAATTGCGCTGTGCTGCGCCCCGAGGCGGTGCGCGAGCGCATGCGTTCCCAGGTGGCCCAGGTGCTGGAGGCCGCGCCGACTTTGCCTGAGGATCGCATCGCCCAGGAAGTGGCGCTGATCGCCGTCAAGGCCGACGTGCGCGAAGAACTGGACCGCCTGGCCGCCCATGTGGCCGCCGCCCGCGACCTGCTGGCCCAAGGCGGCGCCATCGGCCGCAAGCTGGACTTCCTGGCCCAGGAGTTCAACCGCGAGGCCAACACGCTGTGCTCCAAGTCCTCGGACGTGGAGCTGACCCGGGTGGGGCTCGACCTCAAGGCCGTCATCGACCAGTTCAAAGAGCAGGTCCAGAACATCGAGTAG
- a CDS encoding nucleotidyltransferase family protein translates to MKERRRPERGRPNVIEIVVRVPADKADAVKAYAGRISRRRNPAARDEVIGRLQSRPDIMQRFGVKALFLFGSVVRDEARPTSDIDLMVDFLPGKPGGLFAYVELKHALEGLLGRPVDLITSGNIKPRLKRRILDECLPVYGEGVEET, encoded by the coding sequence ATGAAGGAACGCCGACGGCCGGAACGCGGCCGCCCCAACGTCATCGAGATCGTGGTGCGCGTGCCCGCCGACAAGGCCGACGCGGTCAAGGCCTATGCCGGACGTATCTCGCGCCGCCGCAACCCCGCCGCCCGCGACGAGGTGATCGGCCGCCTGCAATCGCGCCCCGACATCATGCAGCGTTTCGGCGTCAAAGCGCTGTTCCTGTTCGGCTCGGTGGTCAGGGACGAGGCGCGGCCCACCTCCGACATCGACCTGATGGTGGACTTCCTGCCCGGCAAGCCCGGCGGCCTGTTCGCCTATGTGGAGCTGAAGCACGCCCTGGAGGGGCTGCTGGGCCGCCCGGTGGACCTGATCACCTCGGGCAACATCAAGCCGCGCCTCAAGCGGCGCATCCTGGACGAATGCCTGCCGGTCTACGGCGAGGGAGTGGAGGAGACGTGA
- a CDS encoding DUF86 domain-containing protein, giving the protein MTFKDWRVRIEDMIEAIERIRRYTDGMDEARFVADDRTVDAVVRNLEIIGEAAKRVPSQVAERHPDIPWSRMTEMRNILVHEYHSVDPSIVFDSARHDLPPLLGPLKSLLAEKNGNGNGG; this is encoded by the coding sequence GTGACCTTCAAGGATTGGCGGGTCCGCATCGAGGACATGATCGAGGCCATCGAGCGTATTCGGCGCTACACCGACGGCATGGACGAGGCCCGCTTCGTCGCCGACGACCGCACGGTGGACGCCGTGGTCCGCAACCTGGAGATCATCGGCGAGGCGGCCAAGCGCGTGCCCTCCCAGGTGGCCGAGCGCCACCCCGACATCCCCTGGAGCCGCATGACCGAGATGCGCAACATCCTGGTTCACGAATACCATTCGGTGGATCCAAGCATCGTGTTCGATTCGGCCCGCCACGATCTGCCGCCGCTACTGGGGCCGCTCAAATCCCTGCTGGCCGAGAAGAACGGCAACGGAAACGGCGGATGA
- a CDS encoding SDR family oxidoreductase — protein sequence MKAFTSVLITGASSGLGAGLARIFAAPGTTLHLSGRHGARLDEVAGQCRAKGAEVHARQMDVTDPAACADWVQASDSTSPLDLVIANAGISAGTGGGGETAEQTRAIFAVNVDGVFNTVMPALPLMQARCRGQIGIMSSLAGFRGFPGAPAYCASKAAVRVWGEGLRGETAPFGIGVSVICPGFVETPMTAVNRFSMPFLMDVDRASRIMADGLKANRGRIAFPWPMHLMARVAGCLPSALMDRIAAGMPKK from the coding sequence ATGAAGGCCTTCACCTCCGTCCTGATCACCGGCGCGTCGTCGGGCCTGGGGGCCGGACTGGCGCGAATCTTCGCCGCCCCCGGCACCACCCTCCACCTGTCGGGGCGCCATGGGGCGCGGCTGGACGAGGTCGCCGGGCAATGCCGGGCCAAGGGCGCCGAGGTTCACGCCCGGCAGATGGACGTCACCGACCCGGCCGCCTGCGCCGATTGGGTCCAGGCGTCGGATTCCACCTCGCCCCTGGATCTGGTCATCGCCAATGCCGGCATCTCGGCGGGTACCGGCGGCGGCGGCGAGACGGCGGAGCAGACGCGGGCCATCTTCGCCGTCAACGTGGACGGCGTGTTCAACACCGTGATGCCCGCGCTGCCCCTGATGCAGGCCCGCTGCCGGGGCCAGATCGGCATCATGAGCTCGCTGGCCGGCTTTCGCGGATTCCCCGGCGCGCCGGCCTATTGCGCCTCCAAGGCGGCGGTGCGGGTGTGGGGCGAGGGATTGCGGGGCGAGACGGCCCCCTTCGGCATCGGCGTCTCGGTGATCTGCCCCGGCTTCGTCGAGACCCCCATGACGGCGGTGAACCGTTTTTCCATGCCCTTCCTGATGGACGTGGACCGGGCCAGCCGCATCATGGCCGACGGGTTGAAGGCCAATCGCGGCCGCATCGCCTTTCCCTGGCCCATGCACCTCATGGCGCGCGTCGCCGGCTGCCTGCCCAGCGCGCTCATGGACCGCATCGCGGCGGGAATGCCGAAGAAGTAA
- a CDS encoding anion transporter translates to MDSFVVTVFFLTYLGMAIGSVPGLKLDRTGIALLAVVVLLVSGKVGVKAMGTSIDVPTLLLLFALMIISAQFQLAGVYGAVAEKVAESPGSARRLLALVIAVAGGLSAVLANDVVCFAMTPIIAEGIRRRGLDPRPYLLGLVGAANAGSAATLIGNPQNILIGQVGGLDFWNFLAACAVPAALSLVAVYYCIVWVWRRELDATPEPVAAHPPPEGHRWQAVKGGIALAILALLFAAPLPREVGAMVIAVLLLTSRRMSSREMIGLVDWHLLLLFACLFVVTGAFADTDMARHWVNWLAEHGWFPDSLKAMLPVALVASNSIGNVPAVMLILAVWPTPDPGALTGLALLSTLAGNFLLVGSMANIIVAERAQAAGCRLSFGDFARAGIPMTLLTMGLAVIWLRLGGWMTW, encoded by the coding sequence ATGGATAGCTTCGTCGTCACCGTCTTCTTCCTCACCTATCTCGGCATGGCCATCGGGTCCGTGCCGGGGCTGAAGCTCGACCGCACCGGAATCGCCCTGCTGGCGGTGGTGGTGCTGCTGGTTTCCGGCAAGGTGGGCGTCAAGGCCATGGGCACCTCCATCGACGTGCCGACCCTTTTGCTGCTGTTCGCCCTGATGATCATCTCGGCCCAGTTCCAACTGGCCGGGGTCTATGGCGCCGTGGCGGAGAAGGTGGCGGAATCGCCCGGTTCGGCCCGGCGGCTGCTGGCCCTGGTCATCGCCGTGGCGGGCGGGCTGTCGGCGGTGCTGGCCAACGACGTGGTGTGCTTCGCCATGACCCCGATCATAGCCGAGGGCATCCGCCGGCGCGGCCTCGACCCCCGCCCCTATCTGCTGGGTTTGGTGGGCGCCGCCAATGCCGGCAGCGCCGCCACCCTGATCGGCAATCCCCAGAACATCCTGATCGGCCAGGTGGGCGGGCTGGATTTCTGGAACTTCCTGGCGGCCTGCGCCGTGCCTGCCGCCCTGTCCCTGGTCGCCGTCTATTACTGCATCGTCTGGGTCTGGCGGCGCGAGCTGGACGCCACGCCCGAACCCGTGGCCGCCCATCCGCCGCCCGAGGGCCATCGCTGGCAGGCGGTCAAGGGCGGCATCGCGCTGGCCATCCTGGCCCTGCTGTTCGCCGCGCCCTTGCCGCGCGAGGTGGGCGCCATGGTCATCGCCGTCCTGCTGCTGACCAGCCGCCGCATGAGCTCGCGCGAGATGATCGGCCTGGTGGACTGGCACCTGCTGCTGCTGTTCGCCTGCCTGTTCGTGGTCACCGGCGCCTTCGCCGACACCGACATGGCGCGCCACTGGGTCAACTGGCTGGCCGAGCACGGCTGGTTCCCCGACAGCTTGAAGGCCATGCTGCCGGTGGCGCTGGTCGCGTCGAACTCCATCGGCAACGTGCCCGCCGTGATGCTGATCCTGGCGGTGTGGCCCACCCCGGACCCCGGCGCGCTCACCGGGCTTGCCCTTTTGTCCACCCTGGCCGGCAACTTCCTGCTGGTGGGCAGCATGGCCAACATCATCGTGGCCGAGCGCGCCCAGGCCGCCGGCTGCCGCCTGTCGTTCGGCGATTTCGCCCGCGCCGGCATCCCCATGACCCTGCTGACCATGGGCCTTGCCGTGATCTGGCTGCGCCTGGGCGGCTGGATGACCTGGTAG
- a CDS encoding DUF420 domain-containing protein — protein sequence MTAATTLPHITAFLNAVSLAFLITGFVHIRMGRKDSHRKAMLGAVGASALFLAFYVIYHFAAPIFVFRGTGMVRPVYYTLLISHVVLAAVALPLVALTLLRALKGRFDLHPKIARWTLPLWLYVSITGIVVYLMLYHLYT from the coding sequence ATGACCGCAGCGACCACCCTGCCCCACATCACCGCCTTCTTGAACGCGGTGTCGCTGGCCTTCCTGATCACCGGCTTCGTCCATATCCGAATGGGCCGCAAGGACAGCCACCGCAAGGCCATGCTGGGCGCGGTGGGGGCCTCGGCCCTGTTCCTGGCCTTCTACGTGATCTACCACTTCGCCGCCCCCATCTTCGTGTTCCGGGGGACCGGGATGGTGCGGCCGGTCTATTACACGCTGCTGATCAGCCATGTGGTGCTGGCGGCGGTGGCCCTGCCCCTGGTGGCGCTGACCCTGCTGCGCGCGCTCAAGGGCCGCTTCGACCTGCATCCGAAAATCGCCCGCTGGACGTTGCCGCTGTGGCTTTACGTTTCTATCACCGGCATCGTTGTGTATCTTATGCTGTATCATCTATACACCTGA
- the cyoE gene encoding heme o synthase: MTFRQFIELLKPRIALMIALTAITGYGAVATKVDPVALLLLTLAMILGSAASAVFNHVWDRDIDRLMRRTSRRPMATGAGTPAVGFTLAIVLMAAGMALASTVFNWVVALHLFLGGFVYVAIYTVWLKRRHWTNIIIGGAAGSFAVLAGAAAVDQTQWMLPMVLALVLFLWTPSHFWALAILLADDYRQAGVPMLPVVVGNQRTAWWILGNSIALVASSLLPWWMGLLGSAYGIIAALSGAVLLGFNVVLVKDPSRKWAGWNFAASMPYLLLVFIAVFVDKHW, encoded by the coding sequence TTGACGTTCAGGCAATTCATCGAGCTTTTGAAGCCGCGTATCGCGCTGATGATCGCGCTGACCGCGATCACCGGCTATGGCGCCGTGGCGACCAAGGTCGACCCGGTGGCGCTGCTGCTGCTGACGCTGGCCATGATCCTCGGCTCGGCGGCGTCGGCGGTGTTCAACCATGTCTGGGACCGCGACATCGACCGGCTGATGCGCCGCACGTCCCGCCGCCCCATGGCTACGGGAGCCGGCACGCCCGCCGTGGGCTTCACGCTCGCCATCGTGCTGATGGCGGCCGGCATGGCCCTGGCCAGCACGGTGTTCAACTGGGTGGTGGCGCTGCACCTGTTCCTGGGCGGCTTCGTCTATGTGGCCATCTACACCGTCTGGCTGAAGCGCCGCCATTGGACCAACATCATCATCGGCGGCGCGGCCGGCAGCTTCGCCGTCCTGGCCGGGGCGGCCGCCGTGGACCAGACCCAGTGGATGCTGCCCATGGTGCTGGCCCTGGTGCTGTTCCTGTGGACGCCCAGCCATTTCTGGGCGCTGGCCATCCTGCTGGCCGACGACTACCGCCAGGCCGGCGTTCCCATGCTGCCGGTGGTGGTGGGCAACCAGCGCACCGCCTGGTGGATTCTCGGCAACAGCATCGCCCTGGTGGCGTCGTCGCTGCTGCCCTGGTGGATGGGGTTGCTGGGCAGCGCCTACGGCATCATCGCCGCGCTGTCGGGCGCGGTGCTGCTGGGCTTCAACGTGGTGCTGGTCAAGGACCCGTCGCGCAAATGGGCGGGATGGAACTTCGCCGCCTCCATGCCCTATCTGCTGCTGGTGTTCATCGCGGTGTTCGTCGACAAGCACTGGTAA
- a CDS encoding aminopeptidase P family protein — translation MTHQASPASSADRLALLRQELKRRNLNGFVVPRADQHQGEYVPPSAQRLGWLTGFTGSAGAAVVLAGKAAVFVDGRYTLQVRNEVDTALFAPLHLIDHPPHHWLGEELAKGDRLGFDPWLHTQDQVRTLTMACERVGAVLVPCPDNPLDSVWADRPEPPASPVTAHPEGFAGRSAADKRQDIAAQMKADRQDAAVLSAPESVAWLLNIRAADVAFTPLPLCFAILHADSSVDLFMEAGRVAASIRAAWGEQVRVEEPARFEALLRLLGRGGKRVRLDSASTPFQVWETLRAAGAQVEAGADPCALPRACKNSVEMAGTRAAHHRDGVAMVRFLAWLEGATRDGTVDEMAAADALEAFRRRGAHFQGLSFPTISGAGANGAIVHYHSTPKTNRPLGPGELYLVDSGAQYLDGTTDVTRTVLIGDEPPAEARRRFTLVLKGHIALARAVFPAGTTGSQLDALARQPLWSAGLDYDHGTGHGVGSFLSVHEGPQRISKVGNTVALKPGMILSNEPGYYKTGAYGIRIENLVLVTPLAPPAGAERDLLGFETLTLVPIDRALVAAEMLDAAERDWLNAYHARVRGEIMPLLSEPAERDWLERATAAL, via the coding sequence ATGACTCATCAAGCCTCTCCGGCCTCGTCCGCCGACCGCCTCGCCCTGCTGCGACAGGAATTGAAGCGCCGCAACCTGAACGGCTTCGTGGTTCCGCGCGCCGACCAGCACCAGGGCGAGTACGTCCCGCCCTCGGCCCAGCGCCTGGGCTGGCTCACCGGCTTCACCGGCTCGGCGGGGGCGGCGGTGGTGCTTGCCGGCAAGGCGGCGGTGTTCGTTGACGGCCGCTATACCCTGCAGGTGCGAAACGAGGTCGACACCGCCCTGTTCGCGCCCCTTCACCTGATCGACCACCCTCCTCATCACTGGCTGGGCGAGGAACTGGCCAAGGGCGACCGCCTGGGCTTCGACCCCTGGCTGCATACCCAGGATCAGGTCCGGACCCTGACCATGGCCTGCGAGCGGGTGGGCGCGGTCTTGGTCCCCTGCCCCGACAATCCCCTCGATTCCGTCTGGGCCGACCGGCCGGAGCCGCCCGCCAGCCCGGTGACCGCCCATCCCGAGGGCTTCGCCGGCCGCTCCGCCGCCGACAAGCGCCAGGACATCGCCGCCCAGATGAAAGCGGACCGGCAGGACGCCGCAGTGTTGAGCGCGCCGGAATCCGTGGCCTGGCTGCTGAACATCCGGGCCGCCGACGTGGCCTTCACGCCGTTGCCGCTGTGCTTCGCCATCCTCCACGCCGATTCGTCAGTGGACCTGTTCATGGAAGCCGGGCGCGTCGCCGCCTCCATCCGCGCCGCCTGGGGAGAGCAGGTCAGGGTCGAGGAGCCGGCCCGCTTCGAAGCATTGCTCCGCCTGTTGGGGCGCGGCGGCAAACGGGTGCGCCTGGATTCGGCCTCCACCCCGTTCCAGGTCTGGGAAACCCTGCGGGCGGCGGGCGCCCAGGTCGAAGCGGGAGCCGACCCCTGCGCCCTGCCCCGCGCCTGCAAGAACTCCGTCGAGATGGCCGGAACCCGCGCCGCCCATCACCGCGACGGCGTCGCCATGGTGCGCTTCCTGGCCTGGCTGGAGGGCGCGACGCGCGACGGCACGGTGGACGAGATGGCCGCCGCCGACGCGCTCGAGGCGTTCCGCCGCCGGGGCGCGCATTTCCAGGGCCTGTCCTTTCCCACCATTTCGGGCGCGGGCGCCAACGGCGCCATCGTCCATTACCATTCGACGCCCAAGACCAACCGGCCGCTTGGTCCCGGCGAGCTGTATCTGGTGGATTCCGGCGCCCAGTACCTGGACGGCACCACCGACGTCACCCGCACGGTGCTGATCGGCGACGAGCCCCCCGCCGAGGCTCGCCGTCGCTTCACCCTGGTGCTGAAGGGCCATATCGCCCTGGCGCGGGCCGTCTTTCCGGCGGGAACCACCGGCAGCCAGCTGGACGCCCTGGCCCGCCAGCCGCTGTGGTCGGCGGGGCTGGACTACGACCACGGCACCGGCCACGGCGTCGGCAGCTTCCTGTCGGTGCATGAAGGCCCCCAGCGCATTTCCAAGGTGGGCAACACCGTGGCGCTGAAGCCGGGGATGATCCTGTCCAATGAGCCCGGCTACTACAAGACCGGCGCCTACGGCATCCGCATCGAGAATCTGGTGCTGGTCACCCCGCTCGCCCCCCCGGCCGGGGCCGAACGCGACCTGCTGGGCTTCGAGACCCTGACCCTGGTGCCCATCGACCGCGCCCTGGTGGCGGCGGAGATGCTGGACGCGGCGGAGCGCGACTGGCTGAACGCCTATCATGCCCGGGTGCGGGGCGAGATCATGCCGCTGCTGAGCGAGCCGGCGGAGCGCGACTGGCTGGAGCGGGCGACGGCAGCGCTTTAG
- a CDS encoding bacteriohemerythrin — translation MIPRHAVIRWGEALLLGVGFVDHDHCEAVEMINRLAAATPPERLELTRTFTRHCVEHFAREEAMMVKTGFFALDPHRDEHRRVIAELEDVIRALEAGETCDEYFAVDLPQWFLEHRATMDYVTSGYALDHGWTE, via the coding sequence ATGATTCCTCGGCATGCGGTCATCCGGTGGGGCGAAGCCCTGCTGCTTGGGGTCGGCTTCGTGGATCACGATCATTGCGAGGCGGTGGAGATGATCAACCGCCTGGCCGCCGCCACCCCGCCCGAGCGCCTGGAACTGACCCGGACGTTCACCCGGCATTGCGTGGAGCATTTCGCCCGCGAGGAGGCGATGATGGTGAAGACCGGCTTCTTCGCCCTCGATCCCCATCGCGACGAGCACCGGCGGGTGATCGCCGAGCTGGAAGACGTGATCCGGGCCCTGGAGGCGGGCGAGACCTGCGACGAATATTTCGCCGTGGACCTGCCCCAATGGTTCCTGGAGCACCGGGCGACCATGGATTACGTCACCTCGGGCTATGCCCTCGACCACGGCTGGACCGAGTAG
- a CDS encoding glycosyltransferase family 1 protein, with amino-acid sequence MRIALVTDAWTPQRNGVVRVLSTLTAMLGDLGHLVRVIEPSAFTTMACPSYPEIPLALLPRRKVARRLDEFAPDAVHIATEGPLGWAARAWCLRHQLPFTTAYHTKFPEYIHARTGVPLAWPYALMRRFHNPAAAVLCPSPSIHRELRAQGFSGVVPWSHGVDTGVFRPGPKDFLDLPRPIFMYVGRVAVEKNLPAFLDLDLPGSKVVVGDGPARAQLMERYTQAHFHIVNGDEELARAYRAADAFVFPSRTDTFGLVMLEALASGVPVAAYPVTGPLDVVGGAPVGVLDEDLRAAALRALSIPPEDCRRHAGRFSWTRVTAEFLSHLRPFQRRAQAG; translated from the coding sequence ATGCGCATTGCCCTGGTCACCGACGCCTGGACACCCCAGCGCAACGGCGTGGTGCGGGTGTTGAGCACCCTGACCGCCATGCTGGGCGATCTCGGCCATCTGGTGCGGGTCATCGAGCCTTCGGCCTTCACCACCATGGCCTGCCCGTCCTATCCCGAAATTCCCCTGGCCCTGCTGCCCCGCCGCAAGGTGGCGCGCCGGCTGGACGAGTTCGCCCCCGACGCCGTCCACATCGCCACCGAGGGGCCGCTGGGTTGGGCGGCGCGGGCCTGGTGCCTGCGGCACCAACTGCCCTTCACCACCGCCTACCACACCAAGTTTCCGGAATACATCCACGCCCGCACCGGCGTGCCGCTGGCCTGGCCCTACGCCCTGATGCGGCGCTTCCACAATCCGGCGGCGGCGGTGCTGTGCCCGTCGCCCTCGATCCACCGCGAACTGCGCGCCCAGGGCTTTTCCGGCGTCGTTCCCTGGTCGCACGGCGTCGATACGGGGGTGTTCCGGCCCGGCCCCAAGGACTTCCTCGACCTGCCGCGCCCCATCTTCATGTATGTGGGACGGGTGGCGGTGGAGAAGAACCTGCCCGCCTTCCTGGATCTCGACCTGCCCGGCTCCAAGGTGGTGGTGGGCGACGGCCCGGCCAGGGCCCAGCTGATGGAGCGCTACACCCAGGCCCATTTCCACATCGTCAACGGCGACGAGGAACTGGCGCGTGCCTATCGCGCCGCCGACGCCTTCGTCTTTCCGTCACGCACCGACACGTTCGGGCTGGTGATGCTCGAAGCCCTGGCCTCGGGCGTGCCGGTAGCGGCCTATCCGGTGACCGGCCCGCTGGACGTGGTGGGCGGCGCGCCGGTGGGCGTGCTGGACGAGGATCTGCGGGCGGCCGCGCTGCGCGCACTCTCCATCCCGCCCGAGGATTGCCGCCGCCATGCCGGCCGCTTTTCCTGGACACGGGTGACGGCGGAATTTCTCAGCCATCTGCGCCCCTTTCAGCGGCGCGCACAGGCCGGTTGA
- a CDS encoding heme utilization protein has protein sequence MSHRTIALALAFGLFALPAAAGSACGSPEEIRAAQLRQFHYQLQVAALNCRGDDPSLPAKWSSYVHRHGGTMSVNANVMRAYFTRTGKGVSGFDRYNTVLTNRESVRVHETEGYCEISQPLFEKAIAANGQQLAALATDTVGKPADITACTETKAADSEKKPKKVAKN, from the coding sequence TTGAGCCACCGCACCATTGCCCTCGCCCTTGCCTTCGGGCTCTTCGCCCTTCCCGCCGCGGCCGGATCGGCCTGCGGGTCCCCCGAAGAGATCAGGGCTGCCCAGCTGCGCCAGTTCCATTACCAGCTGCAGGTGGCGGCCCTGAACTGCCGCGGCGACGACCCCTCGCTTCCGGCCAAGTGGAGCAGCTACGTCCACCGCCACGGCGGCACCATGAGCGTCAACGCCAACGTCATGCGCGCCTACTTCACCCGCACCGGCAAGGGTGTCTCCGGCTTCGACCGCTACAACACAGTGCTGACCAACCGGGAATCGGTGCGGGTCCACGAGACCGAGGGCTATTGCGAGATCAGCCAGCCGCTGTTCGAGAAGGCCATCGCCGCCAACGGCCAGCAACTGGCCGCCCTGGCCACCGACACGGTCGGCAAGCCGGCCGATATCACCGCCTGTACCGAGACCAAAGCGGCGGATTCCGAGAAGAAGCCCAAGAAGGTCGCCAAGAACTAG
- a CDS encoding GyrI-like domain-containing protein, with protein MKAAIRNHQTRMQRVLDHIDRHLDEDLDLETLSRVAAYSKYHFHRQFTATFGLSVHRYVQLARMKRASYRLAYRDSQNVTDIAMDAGYDAPDAFARAFRQRFGQSPSSFRKSPDWEPWLAAFTPLDNARSKRMQRTFTADDVTIRDVPTTPVAIMEHRGDPATLGATIQRFIAWRRAAGLHPRTSPTFNVWRSERCPESPADYSVDLCAGTDRPVAPNGEHVKAGEIPGGRCAVLRVVGHTDNLEPAALFLYRDWLPASGEEARDFPIYCQRLSFFPEVPEHEAVAEVFLPLKA; from the coding sequence ATGAAGGCGGCAATTCGTAACCACCAGACCCGAATGCAGCGGGTGCTGGACCACATAGACCGGCATCTGGACGAGGACCTGGACCTGGAAACGCTGAGCCGGGTCGCCGCCTACTCGAAGTATCATTTCCACCGGCAGTTCACGGCGACCTTCGGGCTGTCCGTGCATCGCTATGTCCAGCTCGCCCGCATGAAGCGCGCTTCGTACCGGCTCGCCTACCGGGATAGCCAGAATGTCACCGACATCGCGATGGATGCCGGCTACGACGCGCCCGACGCCTTCGCCCGCGCCTTCCGGCAACGGTTCGGGCAATCCCCCTCGTCGTTCCGGAAGTCTCCCGATTGGGAGCCGTGGCTTGCGGCCTTCACCCCCCTGGACAATGCGAGGAGCAAGCGCATGCAGAGAACCTTCACCGCGGACGACGTGACCATCCGCGATGTCCCCACCACCCCGGTGGCGATCATGGAGCATCGGGGCGACCCGGCGACGCTCGGCGCCACCATCCAGCGGTTCATCGCGTGGCGCAGGGCCGCCGGCCTGCACCCCAGGACAAGCCCGACCTTCAATGTCTGGCGTTCCGAGCGCTGTCCCGAATCGCCGGCCGATTATAGCGTGGACCTCTGCGCCGGGACCGACCGGCCGGTCGCGCCCAACGGCGAGCACGTCAAGGCCGGCGAGATCCCCGGCGGGCGCTGCGCGGTGCTGCGCGTCGTCGGCCACACCGACAACCTGGAGCCAGCCGCGCTCTTTCTTTATCGCGACTGGCTTCCGGCCAGCGGCGAGGAAGCGCGCGACTTCCCGATCTATTGCCAGCGGCTGAGCTTCTTTCCGGAGGTGCCGGAACACGAGGCGGTGGCGGAGGTATTCCTGCCGCTGAAGGCCTAA